In Castanea sativa cultivar Marrone di Chiusa Pesio chromosome 6, ASM4071231v1, a single window of DNA contains:
- the LOC142640555 gene encoding uncharacterized protein LOC142640555 translates to MTGNSHCFVEWKEQFVSQERGNRVVHYFLKDSTGESIRAVVGTERSVRHMFYVVAEEFLQAYGKESSIHAGYKWRSRREVVDWLTSMLSKQNVHGDRSESPKHDSIQPLGSSESLMNGVNILRTQVPDDTGRLARSFKGHHSDIVWSGVAWKCGKQLKHYPAFCRNGITIAIQSFVLVMAKGENHYLAYLEDMYEDKRGQKKVKVRWFHYNQEVKGVIPVRNPHPKEVFFTPYAQVISAECVDGPATVLTREHYEKCVASFPHALLARVHLCYRQFRSNRVKPFDLSKLRGYFDQPILSCLGPDPSVRPESICHSLNGEEEERLSAGDDVKLGAKRTRSGRVCQRFLADNLRVRNSGRVHQMMTYEPYENLNYGFSGSRRLLSLKRIECPPWYTSPFKVDEKIELLCQDSGIRGCWFRCNVLQVSRKQMKVRYDDVQDEDGCGNLEEWIPAFKMAMPDKLGMRHSGRLTIRPAPPKEQVDLDLEVGTAVDAWWSDGWWEGVVTGLDNSGDGTTQIFIPGESLLLNIHKKDLRKSKDWMGDQWIDIQGKPDILSTISETIGSDTKLATSSNLVQDTKSVFSVSYVEAPSSTNFNTVEDEKLNSSTFASDGLPEDMDRVDKQSPSLNDVKTEVDGVETLGSCDNVDDVQGNDDDDKHENDGENGDETENLDNSGQDCEAVELMEVAS, encoded by the exons ATGACTGGAAATAGTCACTGTTTTGTGGAGTGGAAAGAGCAATTTGTGTCACAGGAGCGTGGCAACCGAGTGGTTCACTATTTCCTGAAAGATTCCACTGGGGAATCCATCCGTGCCGTTGTGGGAACTGAGAGAAGTGTTAGGCACATGTTCTATGTTGTTGCTGAGGAGTTTTTGCAGGCTTATGGGAAGGAAAGTTCCATCCATGCTGGTTATAAATGGCGGTCGAGGAGAGAGGTTGTGGACTGGCTTACTTCTATGCTATCGAAGCAGAATGTACATGGAGATCGGTCTG AATCACCAAAACATGACTCAATACAACCTTTAGGGTCTTCTGAATCTCTAATGAATGGAGTGAACATTCTGCGGACTCAAGTACCAGATGATacg GGCCGACTTGCAAGGAGTTTCAAGGGACACCATTCAGACATTGTTTGGTCAGGTGTTGCCTGGAAATGTGGTAAACAGCTCAAGCATTACCCAGCATTTTGCAGGAATGGGATTACAATAGCA ATTCAATCCTTTGTCCTTGTCATGGCGAAGGGAGAAAATCACTATCTTGCTTATCTGGAAGATATGTATGAAGACAAGAGGGGTCAGAAAAAGGTGAAAGTAAGGTGGTTTCACTACAATCAGGAAGTCAAGGGGGTAATTCCTGTACGAAATCCTCACCCAAAAGAAGTTTTCTTCACACCGTATGCACAGGTCATTAGTGCAGAGTGTGTTGATGGACCTGCCACAGTCTTAACTCGTGAACATTATGAAAAATGTGTAGCTTCTTTTCCTCATGCTTTGTTAGCCCGAGTACACCTGTGCTATAGGCAGTTCAGAAGCAACAGAGTGAAGCCCTTTGATCTCAGTAAATTGCGAGGCTATTTTGATCAACCAATTCTCTCTTGTTTGGGTCCTGATCCCTCTGTAAGGCCCGAGTCTATATGCCATAGCTTAAAcggggaagaagaagaacggtTAAGCGCAGGTGACGATGTAAAGCTAGGAGCTAAGAGGACCAGAAGTGGTAGAGTTTGTCAAAGGTTTCTGGCTGATAATTTAAGGGTCAGAAATTCTGGTAGAGTTCACCAGATGATGACATATGAACCTTATGAGAATTTAAATTATGGTTTCTCAGGCAGCAGGAGATTGCTTTCTCTAAAGCGCATTGAATGTCCCCCTTGGTATACCTCACCATTTAAGGTTGATGAAAAGATAGAGTTGCTTTGCCAAGATAGTGGCATCAGAGGATGCTGGTTCAGGTGCAATGTCTTGCAGGTATCACGAAAACAGATGAAAGTTCGATATGATGACGTGCAGGATGAAGATGGATGCGGAAATCTTGAG GAATGGATCCCTGCTTTCAAAATGGCCATGCCTGATAAACTTGGCATGAGGCATTCGGGTCGCTTAACAATTAGGCCAGCCCCTCCTAAAGAGCAAGTAGACCTTGACCTTGAGGTTGGGACTGCAGTTGATGCATGGTGGAGTGATGGCTGGTGGGAAGGAGTTGTAACTGGATTGGATAACTCTGGTGATGGTACTACGCAAATTTTCATTCCAG GTGAGAGCTTACTTCTGAATATACACAAAAAGGATCTAAGAAAATCCAAAGATTGGATGGGAGACCAGTGGATTGATATACAGGGAAAGCCTGACATACTCTCAACCATATCTGAAACTATTGGCTCAGACACCAAGCTTGCCACATCCTCAAACCTTGTCCAAGATACAAAATCTGTTTTTTCTGTGTCATATGTTGAAGCTCCTAGCAGTACTAATTTTAATACTGTTGAAGATGAAAAACTCAACTCATCTACATTTGCTTCTGATGGCCTTCCTGAAGATATGGACAGGGTTGATAAGCAGTCCCCATCATTAAATGACGTAAAAACAGAGGTTGATGGTGTTGAGACACTTGGCAGTTGTGATAATGTAGATGATGTCCAAggtaatgatgatgatgacaaacATGAAAATGATGGT
- the LOC142638674 gene encoding uncharacterized protein LOC142638674, which produces MNLGDLHKVWETKALKKPGQDEAKKMLEKIAKQVQPIMRKHKWRVKVLSEFCPKNPALLGLNVGGGVHVKLRLRRPNRDWDFFPFDQVLDTMLHELCHNAHGPHNATFYKLWDELRKECEELMTKGITGTGDGFDLPGRRLGGFSRQPPLSSLRKTALAAAEKRVHLESLLPSGPKRLGGDSTIMVALSPIQAAAMAAERRLQDDIWCGSQSCEASGDEESSSDILQDHVHMEKSAAGGSGLDGGSRSRAADAAVSRKRSRESDQSSFGQSSNDHMESDFIDLSMDASTSRSMLDHDNISKKRIGNSDNTSFSQSTCRPEPDFVDLSCPSSSEPVHSRDTMCDRTLNSEEPAMWECGTCTLLNPPLALVCEVCSTQKPKDAGIKYTIWSCKFCTLENSVKLEKCSACDQWRYSHGPPVSINSFPRT; this is translated from the exons atGAATTTGGGCGATCTTCACAAGGTTTGGGAAACCAAAGCCCTGAAAAAGCCTGGACAAGACGAGGCGAAGAAGATGCTTGAGAAAATAGCCAAGCAGGTCCAACCCATTATGCGCAAGCACAAATGGAGGGTCAAGGTCCTCTCTGAGTTCTG TCCAAAAAATCCAGCTCTTCTGGGGTTGAATGTGGGAGGTGGGGTGCATGTGAAGCTGAGGCTTAGAAGGCCAAACAGGGACTGGGATTTCTTCCCTTTTGATCAAGTTCTTGATACTATGCTTCATGAGCTTTGCCATAATGCCCATGGTCCTCACAATGCCACCTTCTACAAGCTGTGGGATGAACTTAGAAAG GAATGTGAGGAGCTGATGACCAAGGGTATAACTGGCACAGGTGACGGGTTTGATCTTCCTGGGAGGCGGTTGGGTGGTTTCTCCCGTCAACCTCCTCTTTCGTCTCTCCGCAAAACTGCACTAGCAGCTGCAGAAAAGAGAGTGCATTTGGAATCTCTCTTGCCTTCTGGACCAAAGCGTCTTGGTGGTGATAGCACCATTATGGTTGCACTTAGTCCAATACAAGCTGCTGCAATGGCTGCAGAAAGAAGATTACAGGATGATATCTGGTGTGGTTCTCAGTCTTGTGAAGCTTCTGGGGATGAAGAAAGTAGCTCTGATATCTTGCAGGACCATGTACATATGGAGAAAAGTGCTGCAGGAGGTTCAGGGCTAGATGGTGGTTCAAGGTCACGTGCTGCAGATGCAGCAGTATCTCGAAAAAGAAGTCGGGAATCAGATCAAAGTTCATTTGGTCAATCTTCCAATGATCATATGGAATCCGATTTTATTGATTTATCTATGGATGCTTCAACCTCTAGGTCCATGCTTGATCATGacaatatatcaaaaaaaagaattggtAATTCAGATAACACTTCATTTTCTCAGTCTACTTGTCGGCCTGAACCTGATTTCGTGGATTTGTCCTGTCCTTCATCTTCCGAGCCAGTGCATAGTCGTGATACAATGTGTGATAGAACACTGAACTCAGAGGAACCTGCTATGTGGGAGTGTGGAACATGCACTTTATTGAATCCA CCGCTGGCTCTAGTATGTGAGGTTTGTAGCACACAAAAGCCAAAAGATGCTGGTATCAAGTACACAATCTGGTCCTGTAAATTTTGTACGTTGGAAAACAGTGTGAAGTTGGAGAAATGCTCTGCGTGTGATCAGTGGAGATACTCACATGGACCACCAGTGTCCATCAATTCATTTCCAAGAACCTAA